The following are encoded together in the Nocardioides sp. Arc9.136 genome:
- a CDS encoding threonine/serine exporter ThrE family protein, with product MSASEESSVRTITQTLDLSLRIGELLLASGAGAADVTATMQAVARSLGLRNVDVDITFTSMSISHQPVSDEPAIVQLRYVKQRAIDYEHLTRVDHLVRALLRQDLDLKEARSELGRITSSGHDRPRWAITVGWGLMCGGVGLQLGGDIAVVVIALFAAMAIDRLQLRMSRRRYPVFYQQVAGGGLATVIALLAAATPLALDPSLVVTANIVMLLAGIGFFGALQDALTGFYITAGARLTEAILATSGIIAGVSGGISLAYAVGVEVPQLDPGSGTLSGVGLMILGSALAAGAFAFASYAPRRSLAPIALVSAVAMAISQSVAAPGIGRAWSVALAALFVGLVGYTVGGRLRVPPLVVVVSAVVPMLPGLSIYRGLTLLAEGGGSTSAGLLAMVTAGSVAMALSAGVILGEYVAQPVKREAARLESRLAGPRLVGPLRTRPDGSQRTRRSARRRAETSV from the coding sequence CTCGCTGCGCATCGGCGAGCTGCTCCTGGCCTCCGGTGCGGGGGCCGCCGACGTGACCGCGACGATGCAGGCCGTGGCCCGCAGCCTGGGCCTGCGCAACGTCGACGTGGATATCACCTTCACCTCGATGTCGATCAGCCACCAGCCGGTCAGCGACGAGCCCGCGATCGTGCAGCTGCGCTACGTCAAGCAGCGCGCGATCGACTACGAGCACCTCACCCGCGTGGACCACCTGGTCCGGGCGTTGCTGCGCCAGGACCTCGACCTCAAGGAGGCGCGCTCCGAGCTGGGCCGGATCACCTCCTCGGGCCACGACCGGCCGCGGTGGGCGATCACCGTCGGCTGGGGCCTGATGTGCGGCGGCGTCGGCCTCCAGCTCGGCGGCGACATCGCCGTGGTGGTGATCGCGCTGTTCGCGGCGATGGCGATCGACCGGCTGCAGCTGCGGATGTCGCGTCGCCGCTACCCGGTCTTCTACCAGCAGGTCGCGGGCGGCGGCCTGGCCACGGTCATCGCCCTGCTGGCGGCGGCGACCCCGCTCGCGCTCGACCCCTCGCTCGTCGTGACGGCGAACATCGTCATGCTGCTGGCCGGCATCGGCTTCTTCGGGGCGCTGCAGGACGCGCTCACCGGCTTCTACATCACCGCGGGCGCCCGGCTCACCGAGGCCATCCTGGCGACGTCGGGGATCATCGCGGGCGTCAGCGGCGGCATCAGCCTCGCCTACGCGGTCGGCGTCGAGGTGCCCCAGCTCGACCCGGGCAGCGGCACGCTCTCCGGGGTCGGGCTGATGATCCTCGGCTCCGCGCTCGCCGCCGGCGCCTTCGCGTTCGCCTCCTACGCGCCGCGGCGCAGCCTGGCGCCGATCGCGCTCGTGTCCGCGGTGGCGATGGCGATCTCGCAGTCGGTGGCGGCGCCCGGGATCGGGCGGGCCTGGTCGGTCGCGCTGGCGGCGCTGTTCGTGGGGCTCGTGGGCTACACCGTCGGCGGCCGGCTGCGGGTCCCGCCGCTGGTCGTGGTCGTCTCCGCGGTGGTGCCGATGCTCCCCGGCCTCTCGATCTACCGCGGGCTCACCCTGCTGGCCGAGGGCGGCGGGTCGACGAGCGCCGGGCTGCTGGCGATGGTCACCGCCGGCTCGGTCGCGATGGCGCTGTCGGCCGGCGTGATCCTCGGCGAGTACGTCGCGCAGCCGGTCAAGCGGGAGGCGGCCCGGCTGGAGAGCCGGCTGGCCGGCCCCCGGCTGGTGGGTCCGCTGCGGACCCGCCCCGACGGGTCGCAGCGCACCCGGCGCAGCGCCCGCCGCCGGGCCGAGACCTCCGTCTAG
- a CDS encoding SDR family oxidoreductase: protein MKTLENKVVVITGAGSGIGRALALDCARRGSLLALSDVDEAGLAETADQARAAGAREVRTDRLDVADRDAMTAYAASVADQFGRVNVVVNNAGVALAGDLVDLDYPDIEWIVGINFWGVLHGTKAFLPHLIASGDGHVVNLSSLFGLVSMPGQSIYNATKYAVRGMSEALRIEMLSAGHRVGVTVVHPGGIKTAIARNARVSSREDQAKTASFFDKKLAKTTPEKAAEVIIAGVLGDKSRVLVGSDAHALHWFGKLTGARYQDVVARVSKKVLPAKTTVV, encoded by the coding sequence ATGAAGACGCTCGAGAACAAGGTGGTCGTGATCACCGGAGCCGGCTCCGGCATCGGCCGGGCCCTCGCCCTCGACTGCGCCCGCCGCGGGTCGCTGCTCGCGCTGTCGGACGTCGACGAGGCCGGGCTGGCCGAGACCGCCGACCAGGCGCGCGCCGCCGGCGCCCGCGAGGTCCGCACCGACCGCCTCGACGTCGCGGACCGCGACGCGATGACGGCGTACGCCGCGTCCGTGGCCGACCAGTTCGGGCGGGTCAACGTGGTGGTCAACAACGCCGGCGTCGCGCTGGCCGGGGACCTAGTCGACCTGGACTACCCCGACATCGAGTGGATCGTCGGCATCAACTTCTGGGGCGTGCTGCACGGCACCAAGGCGTTCCTGCCGCACCTGATCGCCTCCGGCGACGGCCACGTGGTCAACCTGTCCTCGCTGTTCGGGCTGGTCTCGATGCCGGGCCAGTCGATCTACAACGCGACGAAGTACGCCGTGCGCGGCATGTCGGAGGCGCTGCGCATCGAGATGCTCTCCGCCGGCCACCGCGTCGGCGTCACCGTCGTCCACCCCGGCGGCATCAAGACGGCGATCGCGCGGAACGCCCGGGTCTCCTCGCGCGAGGACCAGGCCAAGACGGCGTCGTTCTTCGACAAGAAGCTGGCCAAGACGACCCCGGAGAAGGCCGCCGAGGTGATCATCGCCGGCGTGCTCGGCGACAAGTCGCGCGTCCTGGTGGGCAGCGACGCGCACGCGCTGCACTGGTTCGGCAAGCTCACCGGGGCCCGCTACCAGGACGTCGTCGCGCGGGTCTCCAAGAAGGTCCTGCCGGCGAAGACCACCGTCGTCTGA
- a CDS encoding NAD(P)/FAD-dependent oxidoreductase produces MSTTATDPADPAAQAAQAEQADPTVRHVDHLVIGAGFAGLCAAIKLQEDGEHDFVVIEKGDDVGGTWRDNTYPGAACDVPSQLYSFSFAPNPDWTSSFSPQPEIQAYLRRVARESGTLDRFRFGTRVEDATWDDATARWTVQTSAGTWSAGSLVVGAGGLSEPKLPDIEGIGDFCGHLFHSARWDHDVDLAGKRVAVIGTGASAIQIVPEVQRVAARLDVYQRTAPWVIPRNDRRYSALERAALRRMPGLQRAYRTAVYWARETYVPAFTLEPGIAYPARKLAEANIARGISDPDLRERVTPHFALGCKRVLISNAYYPALAAGNVDLVTDRIARVTPTSVVTADGTEREVDVIIVATGFHTTELPITEHLVGRRGRTLAERWRESGMAAYKGTTVPEFPNLFLLVGPNTGLGHSSMVFMIESQVQYVRQALRTMRLNRYAALEPREDVAARWNDRLQQRMKRTVWHRGGCSSWYLDEHGRNTTLWPRTTFGFRAALREFDAAAYAVRGEPAPLPTGTIPPTPQQTEDVPA; encoded by the coding sequence ATGAGCACCACCGCCACCGACCCAGCCGACCCGGCCGCGCAGGCCGCGCAGGCCGAGCAGGCCGACCCGACGGTCCGGCACGTCGACCACCTCGTGATCGGCGCCGGCTTCGCGGGCCTCTGCGCCGCCATCAAGCTGCAGGAGGACGGCGAGCACGACTTCGTCGTCATCGAGAAGGGCGACGACGTCGGCGGCACCTGGCGCGACAACACCTACCCCGGCGCCGCCTGCGACGTCCCGAGCCAGCTCTACTCCTTCTCCTTCGCGCCGAACCCCGACTGGACCTCGTCGTTCTCCCCGCAGCCGGAGATCCAGGCCTACCTGCGGCGGGTGGCCCGGGAGTCCGGCACCCTCGACCGGTTCCGGTTCGGGACCCGCGTCGAGGACGCCACCTGGGACGACGCCACCGCCCGGTGGACGGTGCAGACCTCCGCCGGCACCTGGTCCGCGGGCAGCCTCGTCGTCGGCGCCGGCGGCCTCTCGGAGCCCAAGCTCCCCGACATCGAGGGCATCGGGGACTTCTGCGGGCACCTGTTCCACTCCGCCCGCTGGGACCACGACGTCGACCTGGCCGGCAAGCGGGTGGCGGTGATCGGCACCGGCGCCTCGGCCATCCAGATCGTGCCGGAGGTCCAGCGCGTGGCCGCCCGCCTCGACGTCTACCAGCGCACCGCACCGTGGGTGATCCCCCGCAACGACCGGCGCTACTCCGCGCTCGAGCGCGCCGCCCTGCGCCGCATGCCCGGCCTGCAGCGGGCCTACCGGACGGCGGTCTACTGGGCCCGCGAGACCTACGTGCCGGCGTTCACCCTCGAGCCGGGCATCGCGTACCCGGCCCGCAAGCTGGCCGAGGCCAACATCGCCCGCGGCATCAGCGACCCCGACCTGCGGGAGAGGGTCACCCCGCACTTCGCGCTCGGCTGCAAGCGGGTGCTGATCAGCAACGCCTACTACCCCGCGCTCGCGGCCGGCAACGTCGACCTGGTGACCGACCGGATCGCCCGGGTCACGCCCACCTCGGTCGTCACCGCCGACGGCACCGAGCGTGAGGTCGACGTCATCATCGTGGCCACCGGCTTCCACACCACCGAGCTGCCGATCACCGAGCACCTGGTCGGCCGGCGCGGCCGCACGCTGGCCGAGCGCTGGCGGGAGTCCGGCATGGCGGCGTACAAGGGCACGACGGTGCCGGAGTTCCCCAACCTCTTCCTCCTGGTCGGCCCGAACACCGGCCTCGGGCACTCCTCGATGGTCTTCATGATCGAGTCCCAGGTGCAGTACGTCCGGCAGGCGCTGCGCACCATGCGCCTCAACCGGTACGCCGCGCTCGAGCCGCGCGAGGACGTCGCCGCGCGCTGGAACGACCGGCTCCAGCAACGGATGAAGCGCACCGTGTGGCACCGCGGCGGCTGCTCGAGCTGGTACCTCGACGAGCACGGCCGCAACACGACGCTGTGGCCGCGGACGACGTTCGGCTTCCGCGCCGCGCTCCGCGAGTTCGACGCCGCGGCGTACGCCGTGCGCGGCGAGCCCGCTCCCCTACCCACCGGCACCATCCCACCCACCCCCCAGCAGACGGAGGACGTACCCGCATGA
- a CDS encoding TetR/AcrR family transcriptional regulator: MGVVTPPTRTRLAPEERRTQLLDLGVRLLATRSLDELSIDVLAEEAGISRGLLYHYFGGKQAFHEAVVRHAADDLIAQTAPPEGGEPLERLLASVTAYVDYVVANHAGYQSLVKAAASGNDVLREIYEDARSALTGRIFTEDPWGDVVPDTPVNRLLVRGWSAMVEELVLAWVADPADVPRERLLELAAVSLPALVESAGS, encoded by the coding sequence ATGGGGGTCGTGACGCCACCCACACGCACCCGCCTCGCGCCCGAGGAGCGGCGGACCCAGCTGCTCGACCTCGGCGTGCGGCTGCTGGCGACCCGGTCGCTCGACGAGCTGTCGATCGACGTGCTGGCCGAGGAGGCCGGGATCAGCCGGGGCCTGCTCTACCACTACTTCGGCGGCAAGCAGGCCTTCCACGAGGCCGTCGTCCGCCACGCCGCCGACGACCTCATCGCGCAGACCGCGCCGCCCGAGGGCGGCGAGCCGCTCGAGCGGCTGCTCGCGTCGGTCACGGCGTACGTCGACTACGTCGTCGCCAACCACGCCGGCTACCAGTCGCTGGTCAAGGCGGCCGCGAGCGGCAACGACGTGCTGCGCGAGATCTACGAGGACGCCCGCTCCGCGCTCACCGGACGGATCTTCACCGAGGACCCCTGGGGCGACGTCGTGCCCGACACCCCGGTCAACCGGCTGCTCGTCCGCGGCTGGTCGGCCATGGTCGAGGAGCTGGTCCTCGCCTGGGTGGCCGACCCCGCCGACGTGCCCCGCGAGCGGCTGCTCGAGCTCGCCGCCGTCTCCCTGCCCGCCCTCGTGGAGTCGGCCGGCTCCTGA
- the rocD gene encoding ornithine--oxo-acid transaminase, whose protein sequence is MTTLTETARTPFQRAEERTAHNYHPLPVVVEHAEGAWMTDVDGKRYLDLLAGYSALNFGHSHPGLLRVAHEQLDRLTLTSRAFVHDRFADFCAALGDLCGKELVLPMNTGAEAVETAIKVARKWGYEVKGVTPGQAKIIVFTGNFHGRTTTIVGFSDDPDAHDGFGPFAPGFVQVPYGDLAAVEAAIDDDTVAVLVEPIQGEGGVVLPPEGFLSGLRELCTRTNVLMAADEIQAGLGRTGKTFACDHEGVVPDIYVLGKALGGGIVPVSAVVADRDVLGVLRPGQHGSTFGGNPLACAVGHAVVEMLATGEHQARATELGVVLRERLQSLVGRGVVDVRVRGLWAGVDIDPTIGTGREVCEALMARGVLAKDTHGSTIRLAPPLVVSREDLEWGLDQLADVISSGPLGT, encoded by the coding sequence ATGACCACCCTGACCGAGACCGCCCGCACGCCGTTCCAGCGCGCGGAGGAGCGGACCGCGCACAACTACCACCCCCTGCCGGTGGTCGTCGAGCACGCCGAGGGCGCGTGGATGACCGACGTCGACGGCAAGCGCTACCTCGACCTGCTCGCCGGCTACTCCGCGCTCAACTTCGGTCACAGCCACCCCGGCCTGCTCCGGGTCGCGCACGAGCAGCTCGACCGGCTCACGCTCACCAGCCGCGCGTTCGTCCACGACCGGTTCGCCGACTTCTGCGCCGCGCTCGGCGACCTGTGCGGCAAGGAGCTCGTGCTGCCGATGAACACCGGCGCCGAGGCCGTCGAGACCGCCATCAAGGTCGCGCGCAAGTGGGGCTACGAGGTCAAGGGCGTGACGCCGGGCCAGGCGAAGATCATCGTCTTCACCGGCAACTTCCACGGCCGGACCACCACGATCGTCGGCTTCTCCGACGACCCCGACGCCCACGACGGCTTCGGACCCTTCGCCCCCGGCTTCGTGCAGGTGCCTTACGGCGACCTCGCCGCGGTCGAGGCCGCGATCGACGACGACACCGTCGCGGTGCTCGTCGAGCCGATCCAGGGCGAGGGCGGCGTCGTGCTGCCGCCCGAGGGGTTCCTCAGCGGGCTGCGCGAGCTGTGCACCCGCACCAACGTGCTGATGGCGGCCGACGAGATCCAGGCCGGCCTCGGCCGGACCGGCAAGACGTTCGCCTGCGACCACGAGGGCGTCGTGCCCGACATCTACGTCCTGGGCAAGGCCCTGGGCGGCGGCATCGTCCCGGTCTCGGCCGTCGTGGCCGACCGCGACGTGCTCGGCGTGCTCCGGCCCGGCCAGCACGGTTCCACCTTCGGCGGCAACCCGCTCGCCTGCGCGGTCGGGCACGCCGTCGTGGAGATGCTCGCCACCGGTGAGCACCAGGCACGGGCCACCGAGCTCGGCGTCGTGCTCCGCGAGCGGCTCCAGTCGCTCGTCGGCCGCGGCGTCGTCGACGTACGCGTCCGGGGGCTGTGGGCCGGCGTCGACATCGACCCCACCATCGGCACCGGCCGCGAGGTCTGCGAGGCGCTGATGGCCCGCGGCGTGCTGGCCAAGGACACCCACGGCTCCACGATCCGCCTCGCGCCGCCGCTCGTCGTCAGCCGCGAGGACCTCGAGTGGGGCCTCGACCAGCTCGCCGACGTCATCTCCTCCGGGCCGCTCGGCACCTGA
- a CDS encoding HAMP domain-containing sensor histidine kinase codes for MTRLRSLTARLVVTAVVLVAVVSLLMAGATTLVMRQSLLDRLDGEVAAALDRTLEGPPGPRDGPAPPDLRNQAPGTLIVFLGGDLGNEGVVVGDGPGERETVDEAVIDRLALMESDDGVDHVDLPGIGDYRVASTTVGDVAVVVGLPTDDVDDAVTSLLVTGLLLSLLAVVVAGGAAALVVRRQLRPLREVAATAHTVADLPLASGEIDLAERVPAHLTDERTEVGQVGAALDSLLSHVETALRERHRSEQQVRQFVADASHELRTPLATIAGYTELARRHPVDTATGTAALAKVEEESARMTALVEDLLLLARLDAGRPLAREPVDLTRLLLEATEDARVVAPDHRWRLELPEESVEVLGDELRLHQVVTNLLTNARKHTPPGTTVTVRGTDHGFVVADDGPGFPPGLVDSAFERFARGDSSRSRDGSSGGGAGLGLALVRAIVGAHGGHVGLASGPGRTTIEVDLPRPGPNDPGPADADVRQIV; via the coding sequence ATGACCCGGCTGCGGTCGCTGACCGCGCGGCTGGTCGTGACCGCCGTCGTCCTGGTCGCGGTCGTCTCCCTGCTCATGGCGGGCGCGACGACCCTCGTGATGCGCCAGTCGCTCCTCGACCGGCTCGACGGCGAGGTCGCCGCCGCGCTGGACCGCACCCTTGAGGGGCCGCCCGGTCCGCGCGACGGTCCGGCTCCGCCCGACCTCCGCAACCAGGCGCCCGGCACCCTCATCGTCTTCCTCGGCGGCGACCTCGGCAACGAGGGCGTCGTCGTCGGCGACGGGCCGGGCGAGCGGGAGACCGTCGACGAGGCCGTCATCGACCGCCTCGCGCTGATGGAGTCCGACGACGGGGTCGACCACGTCGACCTGCCAGGGATCGGCGACTACCGCGTCGCCTCGACCACCGTCGGCGACGTGGCCGTCGTGGTCGGGCTGCCGACCGACGACGTGGACGACGCCGTGACCTCGCTGCTGGTGACCGGCCTGCTGCTCAGCCTGCTGGCCGTCGTGGTGGCGGGCGGCGCGGCGGCACTCGTCGTACGCCGCCAGCTCCGGCCGCTGCGCGAGGTCGCCGCGACCGCGCACACCGTCGCCGACCTGCCGCTGGCCAGCGGCGAGATCGACCTGGCCGAGCGGGTCCCCGCCCACCTCACCGACGAGCGCACCGAGGTCGGGCAGGTGGGGGCGGCGCTGGACAGCCTGCTGTCCCACGTCGAGACCGCGCTGCGCGAGCGGCACCGCAGCGAGCAGCAGGTGCGCCAGTTCGTCGCCGACGCCTCCCACGAGCTGCGGACGCCGCTGGCGACGATCGCCGGCTACACCGAGCTGGCCCGCCGGCACCCCGTCGACACGGCGACCGGGACGGCCGCGCTCGCCAAGGTGGAGGAGGAGTCGGCGCGGATGACCGCGCTCGTCGAGGACCTCCTGCTGCTGGCCCGTCTCGACGCCGGCCGCCCGCTCGCCCGGGAGCCGGTCGACCTGACCCGCCTGCTGCTCGAGGCCACCGAGGACGCGCGGGTCGTGGCACCCGACCACCGCTGGCGCCTGGAGCTCCCCGAGGAGTCGGTCGAGGTGCTCGGCGACGAGCTGCGGCTGCACCAGGTCGTGACGAACCTGCTCACCAACGCGCGCAAGCACACCCCGCCGGGGACCACGGTGACGGTGCGCGGCACGGACCACGGGTTCGTGGTCGCCGACGACGGTCCGGGCTTCCCTCCCGGGCTGGTCGACTCCGCGTTCGAGCGGTTCGCCCGCGGCGACTCCTCCCGCTCCCGCGACGGCTCCTCCGGGGGTGGGGCGGGCCTGGGGCTGGCGCTGGTCCGGGCCATCGTCGGGGCCCACGGCGGCCACGTCGGTTTGGCCAGCGGTCCGGGCCGCACCACCATCGAGGTCGACCTGCCACGGCCCGGGCCGAACGACCCGGGCCCCGCCGATGCGGACGTTCGTCAGATTGTCTGA
- a CDS encoding response regulator transcription factor, with protein MDAARPAGPAAAPALTRPDGSPLRVLVVDDEVNLAELVAMALRYEGWQVEVAHTGSKAVSTAREQRPDAVVLDIMLPDLDGLEVLRRMRATAPDLPVVFLTARDAVEDRVAGLTAGGDDYVTKPFSLEEVVARLRGLVRRAGARQAATSSVLTVGDLTLDEDSHEVSRGGEEITLTATEFELLRFLMRNPRRVLSKAQILDRVWNYDFGGQANVVELYISYLRKKIDAGRAPMIHTLRGAGYVLKPAP; from the coding sequence ATGGATGCTGCTCGTCCCGCCGGCCCCGCTGCCGCCCCCGCCCTCACCCGGCCCGACGGCTCCCCGCTGCGCGTCCTCGTCGTCGACGACGAGGTCAACCTGGCCGAGCTGGTCGCGATGGCGCTGCGCTACGAGGGGTGGCAGGTCGAAGTGGCGCACACCGGCTCGAAGGCCGTCAGCACCGCCCGCGAGCAGCGCCCGGACGCCGTCGTCCTCGACATCATGCTGCCCGACCTCGACGGCCTGGAGGTGCTGCGCCGGATGCGGGCGACCGCTCCCGACCTCCCGGTCGTCTTCCTCACCGCCCGCGACGCCGTCGAGGACCGGGTCGCCGGGCTGACCGCCGGCGGCGACGACTACGTCACCAAGCCGTTCTCGCTCGAGGAGGTGGTCGCCCGGCTGCGCGGCCTGGTGCGACGCGCGGGCGCCCGGCAGGCGGCGACGTCCTCGGTGCTCACCGTCGGGGACCTGACCCTGGACGAGGACAGCCACGAGGTGTCCCGCGGGGGCGAGGAGATCACGCTGACCGCCACGGAGTTCGAGCTGCTGCGCTTCCTGATGCGCAACCCGCGCCGCGTGCTGTCCAAAGCCCAGATCCTCGACCGCGTCTGGAACTACGACTTCGGTGGCCAGGCCAACGTCGTCGAGCTCTACATCTCCTACCTGCGCAAGAAGATCGACGCCGGCCGCGCCCCGATGATCCACACCCTGCGCGGCGCGGGCTACGTGCTGAAGCCGGCCCCCTGA
- a CDS encoding SDR family oxidoreductase, with protein sequence MRNPRPGDVVVITGASSGIGRATALAAAAEGAHLVLAARGVGSLDLVAAECDDAGAASTTVVPTDVGDDAAVAALVEAVLARHGRIDVFVSSAGVVAYGRTEEVPQEVFDGVLRTNLLGAANVARHVVPVLRGQDSGTLTLVGSVIGHIAVPGMTAYAVSKWGVRSLARQLKLENADKKGVTISYVAPGGVDTPIYQQAANYDGFEGRPPPPVASPERVATQVLSRIGREGARAQLLVSNEVIRFGFSAVPFVYDAIIGPFFRYGAIDRLRPTGPTAGNVLAPRQSGNKLHGDQGNAIAGIARNVLGQLRR encoded by the coding sequence ATGAGGAACCCACGTCCCGGGGACGTCGTCGTGATCACCGGAGCCTCCAGCGGGATCGGCCGCGCCACGGCGCTCGCCGCGGCCGCCGAGGGGGCCCACCTCGTGCTGGCGGCACGGGGGGTCGGCTCGCTCGACCTCGTGGCCGCCGAGTGCGACGACGCCGGGGCCGCCTCGACGACGGTCGTGCCGACCGACGTCGGCGACGACGCCGCGGTCGCTGCCCTCGTCGAGGCGGTGCTGGCCCGCCACGGGCGCATCGACGTCTTCGTCAGCTCCGCCGGCGTGGTCGCCTACGGCCGCACCGAGGAGGTGCCGCAGGAGGTCTTCGACGGCGTGCTGCGCACCAACCTGCTGGGCGCCGCCAACGTCGCGCGCCACGTCGTGCCCGTCCTCCGCGGCCAGGACTCCGGCACACTCACGCTCGTCGGCTCGGTCATCGGCCACATCGCGGTGCCGGGGATGACGGCGTACGCGGTGAGCAAGTGGGGTGTGCGGTCGCTGGCCCGCCAGCTGAAGCTGGAGAACGCCGACAAGAAGGGCGTGACCATCTCCTACGTCGCGCCGGGCGGCGTGGACACCCCGATCTACCAGCAGGCCGCCAACTACGACGGCTTCGAGGGCCGCCCGCCGCCGCCGGTCGCCAGCCCGGAGCGCGTCGCGACGCAGGTCCTGTCCCGGATCGGCCGCGAGGGCGCCCGGGCACAGCTGCTGGTGAGCAACGAGGTGATCCGCTTCGGGTTCAGCGCGGTGCCGTTCGTGTACGACGCGATCATCGGGCCGTTCTTCCGGTACGGCGCCATCGACCGGCTCCGGCCGACCGGGCCGACCGCCGGCAACGTGCTCGCCCCGCGCCAGAGCGGCAACAAGCTGCACGGCGACCAGGGCAACGCGATCGCGGGCATCGCGCGCAACGTACTCGGCCAGCTGCGCAGGTGA
- a CDS encoding NAD(P)/FAD-dependent oxidoreductase, with amino-acid sequence MTETYDAVVIGAGPNGLVAANHLLDQGWSVLVLEAQPDVGGAVRSDRELHPDYVHDTFSAFYPLAAGSPTIRSFHLEEHGLRWVHSPAVLGHCLPSGEWATLHRDRTVTASLMDAQHPGDGDAWLRLCDTWDTIGDQVVGALLTPFPPVRPAVGALARLPKVGGLSFVREMLTPVIDIGRHRFGGFAPRILLAGNAGHSDIPLSAPGSGLMGILLTMLGQTVGYPVPEGGAGMLTQAMATRVRALGGTIRCDAEVVKVEVESGRAVAVRTHDGERYAAQHAVVADVAAPHLYGGLVAAEDLPASTMRKMESFEMDPGTVKVDWALDGPVPWKTEPPHAPGTFHVADSVEQMAEALHHVNSRTVPARPFMLAGQMTTADPTRSPAGTESLWAYTHVPQDIARDLGEDPVRGTWDRDDCERFADRMQARIEELAPGFGDKVVGRRVLGPREMQARDANLIGGALNGGTSQLHQELVFRPVPGLGRSETPVKGLYLGSASAHPGGGVHGACGMNAARAAVVHRRVRRVVRGR; translated from the coding sequence GTGACCGAGACCTACGACGCCGTCGTCATCGGGGCCGGCCCCAACGGGCTGGTCGCCGCCAACCACCTGCTCGACCAGGGCTGGTCGGTCCTCGTCCTCGAGGCGCAGCCGGACGTGGGCGGGGCGGTCCGCAGCGACCGCGAGCTGCACCCCGACTACGTCCACGACACCTTCAGCGCGTTCTACCCGTTGGCGGCCGGGTCCCCGACGATCCGGTCCTTCCACCTCGAGGAGCACGGCCTGCGCTGGGTGCACAGCCCGGCGGTGCTCGGCCACTGCCTGCCCTCGGGGGAGTGGGCGACGCTGCACCGCGACCGCACGGTCACCGCGTCGCTGATGGACGCCCAGCACCCCGGCGACGGCGACGCCTGGCTCCGGCTCTGCGACACCTGGGACACCATCGGCGACCAGGTGGTCGGCGCGCTGCTGACCCCCTTCCCGCCCGTGCGGCCCGCGGTCGGCGCGCTCGCCCGCCTGCCCAAGGTCGGCGGCCTCTCGTTCGTGCGCGAGATGCTCACGCCGGTCATCGACATCGGTCGGCACCGCTTCGGCGGGTTCGCCCCGCGCATCCTGCTGGCCGGCAACGCCGGCCACTCCGACATCCCGCTGAGCGCGCCGGGGTCGGGCCTGATGGGCATCCTGCTGACGATGCTGGGGCAGACCGTCGGCTACCCGGTCCCCGAGGGCGGCGCCGGCATGCTCACCCAGGCGATGGCCACGCGGGTCCGTGCGCTCGGCGGCACCATCCGCTGCGACGCCGAGGTGGTCAAGGTCGAGGTCGAGAGCGGCCGGGCGGTCGCCGTACGCACCCACGACGGCGAGCGGTACGCCGCGCAGCACGCGGTCGTCGCCGACGTCGCGGCGCCGCACCTCTACGGCGGGCTCGTCGCCGCCGAGGACCTCCCCGCCAGCACGATGCGCAAGATGGAGTCCTTCGAGATGGACCCCGGCACCGTGAAGGTCGACTGGGCGCTGGACGGCCCGGTGCCGTGGAAGACCGAGCCGCCGCACGCGCCGGGCACCTTCCACGTCGCGGACTCCGTCGAGCAGATGGCCGAGGCGCTGCACCACGTCAACAGCCGCACCGTCCCGGCCCGGCCGTTCATGCTGGCCGGCCAGATGACCACCGCCGACCCGACCCGCTCCCCGGCGGGCACGGAGTCGCTGTGGGCCTACACGCACGTGCCGCAGGACATCGCCCGCGACCTCGGCGAGGACCCGGTGCGCGGCACCTGGGACCGCGACGACTGCGAGCGGTTCGCCGACCGGATGCAGGCCCGGATCGAGGAGCTCGCGCCCGGGTTCGGCGACAAGGTCGTCGGCCGGCGCGTCCTCGGCCCCCGGGAGATGCAGGCACGCGACGCCAACCTGATCGGGGGTGCGCTCAACGGCGGCACCTCCCAGCTGCACCAGGAGCTGGTCTTCCGCCCCGTGCCGGGCCTGGGCCGCTCCGAGACGCCGGTCAAGGGGCTCTACCTCGGCTCGGCCTCGGCCCACCCCGGTGGCGGCGTGCACGGGGCCTGCGGCATGAACGCCGCCCGCGCCGCCGTCGTCCACCGCCGGGTCCGCCGGGTGGTCCGCGGCCGCTGA